The stretch of DNA gGATTACatataagcaaaatatatcaaatatattgcacatattaaatatagtttataaattccaAAAATGAAACTTAGTCTTTCTTATAaaacgtaaatttataaacgaatttataatttcataaacatAAAACGAATTATTGCATGTCAGAGATACATTAGTTTCTgtgcatattataaattgtttcaattacCAAAGTCAAGATTGCCTTTTATCGTGGTGCCTGGTTGTCGTGCTACATTGTCAAGATTGCCGTTAGCATCATTCACCTTTGATTAtacctataaaatttataaacttttgttTGTGAAACAAGTTGTCTGGCTATTGTTTGCGTTTGTTctactaaaatataaacgcGATTCgacaaaatgaaatttaattatatgcacgtatataattgaattaacaataatttcaataaaactttctgtcacttactttttttttactttttttctcctGTTGGCTTTTTGACGGTCCAGCTATTTCATGCGCTTTTTCCGTGCTTGTTGGTTCTTTCATATGTGTGTTTTCAGTATGAtggtttaaattctttaagtCAACATCAATGTCTATTAATTCggaacaaaaattacattctaCTTGAGTAatattactctttttacaGTATTTCCACCCCCAACTAACGGTATGGTGAAAATTTGGTGTTCCTGGATGTCTAGTTTCTAGATGATAATATAAGGCATATATAACAGTGCTTATAGACGTGTAACTTGCACACAGACAACATTCTGAATATTCTTCGTTAcgatacttgaaatacatccgCGGGAATTGATTTCcgttttgtttttcgtatgcaAAAACTTTTCCATGATGATCCTCTACATGCTTACAAAACTTTGTCAAATTAATGTCGATATAAAATCCTAGAAATTGGCATTCtggaaatttgcaatttactaaaaaattccTATCATCACATGTGTAATTTTTCCATAGATCTTGCACATCTGTGATCTTATTTGGCACATAGATTGAGCCCGTGtcaattttttccaattcGCTGGCTTTGTTATGTTTTGATATATGACATTTTATGTTTTCTGTAATATGACAAGGCATACGTATATTGCAATTGTTCAGTGTGCACTTCAACTCAAAAACATCAGTTTGTGTGTAGTATTCTTCTTTAGTCTTGTTCGTTACATATTGTACCACTTCTTGTGTTGGATGTAACATCATGTGACGGGAATAATCTTCTTGCTGAACAGCCCCAgtacaaattaaacaatatccCGCCTCGTTGTAATATGTATCCggtgaattttttacattttccttTACTCTGGAAGCGAAATGATCATTATGGCACATTCTTAAATgtcttgtaaaattattaagattgGCGTAAgttaaatttgttttgcaCGTCTTGCACTTCGCTTTAAATCTCTCTTCGGGAATCTGTTCCAAATAATCCCACACATTGTCTTTAGTTAAGATAATTTCTTCAGACATTGTGTCTGTTTCAACTGACTAAACGCAGATAACTGAATACGAGTCTTACACACAGGAGCCTTTATACCGAAAAGTGTCCGAGaggacaaaataaaaaaagaaatatgatatagttttcttttaaatgtaaatattgatacgtcgGTCAAATCTAACCAATAGATATCGAGAGACGCGGTGACATCTCACGGCCACTTTGCATAGAAGTGGCAATGTGTATGAGACATGTTACAACTGattctttaaacaaataatttttaaataaatattatatatttaattaattgtatctttaataattattatatcaaagaaatacTTGTTATGCcgaatatattgatattgtgaaaaattaaactgatacactgaaagaaaagaaaaatagtagTAATCATTACTTATATTGCTTCTTGGCaccaagaatatttttatagatgttCTAACTATATGGTTGGTTATTTTTTGGCAATGCAATACGTATAAGGTTATTACATTGCTAACATTATACTaacaatttctataataatgaGTATcgcgattataattataataaaatgcaataatctAAATATCGCACAGCTTTCTTTCAGTGTATGTTGATTGCAGAAATATGCAAGTACgcctttatatatatctatacctataaaattatttgtttaaatattatacaatttatttgtatattcttAACTTACAACATTAGCAGACAAAAGTGCTTAACTAGCAGCATAACCACTgatcaattttcataatttacaatgttatattatcACTTCTTTGTATTACACTTGCaagtaatgtttaaaaaacttaaatgtataaaattgtaattcaatGTTTTCTCaacaaaagatttttgtattaCGTTTCAATAAATTCGTATTAGACTAGATTTTAAAGGCTGAATTGGAGATTAGACCAATCaagtaatcttaattttaattatttatttctgcattttgttctgaaaaattaaattgtaatttgttatttgcaatttctcatctttaataaatgatctgattaaaaaatgttttaaaccgAATATCGGATAAAACATTTGCAGAAGAAATTGCGAAAGATTTGCCTTTAATTAagctgatttttatttaatatttctacgatttttgtaaattttaatattatcaaatttttacgtatttatcTTCGTATTATTTCTGAAGTAAACAAagtatgattttaaatattaaaatcagttatgaaatatattacatatattaagtagtgttaaatgtaaaatttttaaaaagcgtTGCGTTGTGACTTTTAGATCGTTTATCGAAACTTGTTTGTTTATCTTccacactgaagatggcctaaGCCcaaggccgaaacgtctgtggtttttctgtataatgtaaataataattgcgagCATTAAATTCTGGCTTCTAGCTCTACCAGctcatgtaataaaattatgattaatgtattaatttagagagctatatttataaaataagtttatgataaatttaaataactattgCCGTTTCACAGTTGTACTttcaatttttagttttaactaaattttaatttttacttcttaTACGGaaagatagtaaaaaaataattttaataaaataaattaagccTTCAATAATACgacgtattttaatatttagacaCTAGAACACTTACGTAATtgacatattcaaaatttatcaacgtctattttttattttataacatattgtattaatataatgttattatcattatttaacttttatttttatagttattttatactattttggtttgataaaaacaattttttaatgagtgattaattttatttagtaagatgctcaaaaaatttaaaagaaatttatcgtcattgaagaaatattatatcagaTTACACAAATAAGGCATGTAActttttcagaataatttcataaatttttgttattaatttactttaacatgtattttaatatctgctttgcgttattaaaatttatcgaatttttttacaatgcaaTCTTTCGCGGATCTCTACTAGAAAGCAGGAAACCCCTCTTACCGTTTGAAAATCTCTGTGTAAGAACGGATCGCTATATGACTTTTACTCTGCAGAGACTGCACGATTACATTATCAGATGATCATTAACGTTACAAAACAATCAATAAcgttaaaaaacaatattatattaaattaggTGGCGCTtgagtaaattgaaaaaatctatttcgCATTTCTtatagaaaacaataattgaatatttcgcAGAAAAATCAAGTTCTTAGAAAAATCAACTTTTTGTGTTACTCCAGaacaaacttaataaaatattaaagaaaaaaataacgtataatttttacattgctaaatatttcatatatcgaagaaattataataattcattacataaatgtaacattgaaaatttatacacaaatatacgaaaaagaatatttttttaaaaattaattgcaagcaaattaaaattttacttttttttaatgcttcttAAATTTATGTGTGCCAAaagttttttcatttaaacaagttttgtttattttctacGGGCATACTACATGTTTGTACAGAATAGTTAAATAAAGCgtcattgttttataatttaatgcttATGTATTTGaagtataataatgattatcaGATGCCATGTATTAACATCCACCCTCAGtctctaattataattatactattaattatactaaattattatgtgcAATTTGAGAAATctgtttaaattacaattattttcaaatttgttcaaactgttttaatttctacaattataatttgacttaatgattaaaaaatatgtcgctaaaatattttgtttttacagatttttgaTAACTgcaaacatttgaaaaattttgtatgattaTCGAATTTAACCGATATTCTTgcacacaaataattatgatagctTCTCCAGCTATACTGCTGTTCGAACG from Linepithema humile isolate Giens D197 chromosome 2, Lhum_UNIL_v1.0, whole genome shotgun sequence encodes:
- the LOC136998205 gene encoding uncharacterized protein isoform X1, whose product is MSEEIILTKDNVWDYLEQIPEERFKAKCKTCKTNLTYANLNNFTRHLRMCHNDHFASRVKENVKNSPDTYYNEAGYCLICTGAVQQEDYSRHMMLHPTQEVVQYVTNKTKEEYYTQTDVFELKCTLNNCNIRMPCHITENIKCHISKHNKASELEKIDTGSIYVPNKITDVQDLWKNYTCDDRNFLVNCKFPECQFLGFYIDINLTKFCKHVEDHHGKVFAYEKQNGNQFPRMYFKYRNEEYSECCLCASYTSISTVIYALYYHLETRHPGTPNFHHTVSWGWKYCKKSNITQVECNFCSELIDIDVDLKNLNHHTENTHMKEPTSTEKAHEIAGPSKSQQEKKSKKKFINFIGIIKGE
- the LOC136998205 gene encoding uncharacterized protein isoform X2, yielding MSEEIILTKDNVWDYLEQIPEERFKAKCKTCKTNLTYANLNNFTRHLRMCHNDHFASRVKENVKNSPDTYYNEAGYCLICTGAVQQEDYSRHMMLHPTQEVVQYVTNKTKEEYYTQTDVFELKCTLNNCNIRMPCHITENIKCHISKHNKASELEKIDTGSIYVPNKITDVQDLWKNYTCDDRNFLVNCKFPECQFLGFYIDINLTKFCKHVEDHHGKVFAYEKQNGNQFPRMYFKYRNEEYSECCLCASYTSISTVIYALYYHLETRHPGTPNFHHTVSWGWKYCKKSNITQVECNFCSELIDIDVDLKNLNHHTENTHMKEPTSTEKAHEIAGPSKSQQEKKSKKKV
- the LOC136998205 gene encoding uncharacterized protein isoform X3; protein product: MSEEIILTKDNVWDYLEQIPEERFKAKCKTCKTNLTYANLNNFTRHLRMCHNDHFASRVKENVKNSPDTYYNEAGYCLICTGAVQQEDYSRHMMLHPTQEVVQYVTNKTKEEYYTQTDVFELKCTLNNCNIRMPCHITENIKCHISKHNKASELEKIDTGSIYVPNKITDVQDLWKNYTCDDRNFLVNCKFPECQFLGFYIDINLTKFCKHVEDHHGKVFAYEKQNGNQFPRMYFKYRNEEYSECCLCASYTSISTVIYALYYHLETRHPGTPNFHHTVSWGWKYCKKSNITQVECNFCSELIDIDVDLKNLNHHTENTHMKEPTSTEKAHEIAGPSKSQQEKKSKKK